The following are encoded together in the Babesia microti strain RI chromosome II, complete genome genome:
- a CDS encoding GTP-binding protein (overlaps_old_locusTagID:BBM_II00475): protein MIIPYLARPYVNIYVPNTNSVPIWLSDNVQLFVKRLFMKQVVPQPIYVSETIDYMKVTKIPQISLMGMSNCGKSSLINSLIHNVPLEHPLQKHMSNAKMLNMPTYAPVSDKPGRTRHLFTFNLDNSLSIVDLPGYGFAKGQFKTLNTWNKLIEKYLSRATNLKRILSLVDSRKGITELDIELWEMLKSYKIPFHVIFTKVDMLTSVELHNLNGTAIELLRGYSSCVFNYLNCTSSKNMLGILELKCTIAHLVHEERCKNNILNN from the exons atgatcaTACCATACTTGGCCAGGccatatgtaaatatatatgtacCGAACACCAATAGTGTCCCAATTTGGTTAAGCGATAATGTG caattatttgttaaaCGATTATTTATGAAACAAGTGGTTCCCCAACCTATTTATGTATCTGAGACTATAGATTATATGAAAGTGACAAAAATTCCAcaa ATTTCTCTAATGGGCATGTCAAACTGTGGAAAATCTAGCCTAATAAATTCACTAATACACAACGTTCCCCTTGAACATCCATTGCAAAAacat ATGTCAAATGCCAAAATGCTTAACATGCCTACTTACGCTCCAGTATCGGATAAACCA GGCCGTACTAGACACTTATTTACATTCAATCTGGATAATAGTTTATCAATTGTTGATTTACCAGGATACGGATTTGCCAAGGgtcaattt AAAACGCTTAATACTTGGAACAAATTGATAGAAAAATATCTCAGTAGAGCCACCAA TTTGAAACGCATATTATCCCTGGTGGATTCTAGGAAGGGGATTACTGAACTTGACATAGAATTGTGGGAAATGTTAAAAAGCTACAAAATACCCTTCCACGTAATATTCACAAAAGTGGATATGCTTACA AGCGTCGAGTTGCACAATTTGAATGGCACAGCAATTGAATTGCTAAGAGGATACAGTAGTTGTGTatttaactatttaaaCTGTACATCGTCTAAGAACATGTTGGGCATTTTAGAACTAAAATGTACCATAGCACATTTAGTACATGAGGAAagatgtaaaaataatatcttaaataattga
- a CDS encoding large subunit ribosomal protein L13e (overlaps_old_locusTagID:BBM_II00480) yields the protein MKHNNVLPNVHLHKCWQRYVKTKFGQAGGKSSRRKARQEKLARNGLRPVGLLRPIVRPPTQRYNIKLRYGRGFSLQELKAAGISRKVARSIGISVDHRRVNRSQESLNLNVDRLKTYLSKLVMIPRKKFAKKGFAGIPNDTPKDVIKNMTIKKQNLKRIMPIPKQSAIEAPRNIDPKEKETLVYCKLRNLRRAAKIVGKKSE from the coding sequence ATGAAACACAATAACGTTTTGCCTAATGTACACCTTCACAAATGTTGGCAGAGATATGTCAAGACCAAATTTGGCCAAGCTGGTGGTAAATCATCCCGTAGAAAAGCAAGACAAGAGAAGTTAGCTAGAAATGGCCTTAGGCCCGTAGGTCTTCTCCGTCCGATCGTTCGCCCTCCCACCCAACGCTACAACATAAAGCTTAGATACGGCCGTGGGTTTTCCTTACAAGAACTTAAAGCAGCTGGTATTAGCCGTAAAGTGGCTCGCAGTATCGGCATATCTGTTGACCATAGACGGGTGAACCGTTCGCAGGAAAGCTTAAATTTGAACGTTGACAGGTTGAAGACATATCTATCCAAGTTAGTGATGATTCCCAGGAAGAAATTCGCCAAGAAAGGTTTTGCTGGGATTCCAAATGACACCCCAAAAGATGTGATCAAAAACATGACTATTAAGAAGCAGAATCTCAAGCGTATAATGCCAATACCAAAGCAATCAGCTATAGAAGCTCCAAGGAATATTGATCCCAAGGAGAAGGAAACTTTGGTTTATTGTAAACTACGTAATTTGAGACGAGCAGCTAAGATAGTGGGGAAGAAGAGTGAATGA
- a CDS encoding small subunit ribosomal protein S16e (overlaps_old_locusTagID:BBM_II00485): MLLKKDRSKKVQTFGKKKKSVAVALCTQGSGLIRINGHSLDSIEPPALRTKALEPLWILGDERVKKLDIKIRVRGGGFTSQIYSVRQAIAKAVVAYYQKYVDEASKKEIRDILVGYDRSLLVSDPRRCEPKKFGGKGARSRYQKSYR, encoded by the coding sequence ATGCTGCTCAAGAAAGACCGATCTAAGAAGGTCCAAACTTTTGGTAAAAAGAAGAAATCGGTAGCCGTAGCATTATGTACTCAAGGCAGTGGTTTAATACGAATAAATGGCCATTCACTAGATTCCATCGAACCGCCAGCTCTCAGAACTAAAGCATTAGAGCCCTTGTGGATTCTTGGTGATGAAAGGGTGAAGAAACTTGACATCAAAATTAGGGTAAGGGGTGGAGGATTTACTTCTCAAATTTATTCGGTTCGCCAGGCAATTGCCAAAGCTGTAGTTGCTTACTACCAAAAGTATGTTGATGAAGCGTCGAAGAAAGAGATAAGGGATATTTTGGTCGGCTATGATAGGTCACTTCTCGTGTCTGATCCTCGCAGGTGTGAGCCTAAGAAATTCGGCGGTAAAGGCGCTCGTTCGAGATACCAGAAGTCCTACAGATAA
- a CDS encoding F-type H+-transporting ATPase subunit gamma (overlaps_old_locusTagID:BBM_II00490;~overlaps_old_locusTagID:BBM_II00495): MFNNYKSYAKLMFTQTTRRFFSSGGIQAVGARIKSVKSIQKITKAMKMVAASKLKADQRRLDTGIVYAMPSQKIVNSIEPEQTIAAKTAVVVIASDKGLCGGINSSIIKAVKNLIITEVKGDALIFCIGNKVKNTMEKTYDKSMCSTFTEVTKPRFNFTTSAIVAERVLNGCFDAIYIVYNHFKSAISFETKIIKMPSSKHASLKKGFSAFECEPEVSALATNLYEFNLANTIYSCALDGLAAEQSARMTAMDNASSNAGDMLSKLTLKYNRARQSKITLELIEIISGANAL, encoded by the exons AtgtttaacaattataaatcGTATGCGAAACTTATGTTTACACAAACAACTCGACGTTTCTTTTCTAGCGGTGGCATACAGGCCGTTGGGGCTAGGATCAAATCTGTTAAATCAATTCAGAAG ATAACAAAAGCCATGAAAATGGTTGCAGCTTCAAAGTTAAAAGCCGATCAAAGGAGATTAGACACGGGGATAGTTTATGCTATGCCATCACAA AAAATTGTAAACTCAATTGAGCCAGAGCAGACTATAGCTGCAAAAACAGCTGTTGTTGTTATCGCTTCTG ACAAGGGTTTATGTGGAGGAATTAATTCTTCCATAATCAAAGCAGTAAAGAATCTCATCATCACTGAAGTAAAGGGAGACGCTTTAATCTTCTGTATAGGTAACAAGGTTAAAAATACGATGGAAAAGACTTATGATAAGAGCATGTGCTCCACATTCACAGAAGTGACTAAACCACGATTTAACTTCACCACATCGGCAATTGTAGCAGAAAGGGTATTAAAT GGATGTTTCGACGCCATATACATTGTATACAATCATTTCAAATCTGCAATATCATTTGAAacaaaaatcattaaaatgcCATCCAGTAAACACGCATCACTGAAGAAG GGTTTCAGTGCATTTGAATGTGAACCTGAAGTATCGGCACTTGCTACCAATTTGTATGAATTTAACCTTGCCAATACAATTTACTCTTGTGCCTTAGATGGATTGGCCGCTGAACAATCGGCCCGCATGACAGCCATGGACAATGCTTCCTCAAATGCTGGAGACATGTTGTCAAAATTGACGCTGAAATATAACAGGGCCAGGCAATCCAAAATTACTTTGGAGCTCATAGAAATTATTTCTGGAGCTAATGCATTGTAG
- a CDS encoding WD40 repeat-containing protein SMU1 (overlaps_old_locusTagID:BBM_II00495), whose translation MAGRVEVASTDILKLILQFLKENNYTKSLKLLQKESHVSFNGLTSIDNLLMDIQHGRWNNVLDTIATMELSESLLFLIYEQIIFELVELREFDLSNSILQTSIPLQIMSSRESLRYSRLQEVCKKQQFDPKDLFNMDISSFKRRRRAEISAKISNEIEIVPPSRLLEIIGMAIKWQKYQGIIRDSTSFNILSGKVSNTTNVCCLNVSKVIKFAENSHPECAIFTPNGQHLITGSSDGFIEVWDYHSGKLNLELDYQKEDRMMMHDCLVMSLAVSTDSHILASGDKNGNIRVWKLIDGKCVRKFNQVHNGAVICITFSRDSLSLLTGSFDRTARIHGLKSGTTIKEFRGHKSFVNAVLYNYKGNRIVTGGSDGYIKVWDSNTAQCITTFAPPDYSTDNELISSDAKTVLKAISSLFFTRNELLWVTCGQRVVYLMDLSGNLVKKIPNDENPTLQLSVSCVSGDGEWIYSLGNDDSIHAFSTTSTDHNIVPQAHSGEGIGLVHHPSQSLLVSFGSDSKLKIYVS comes from the exons ATGGCCGGAAGGGTTGAAGTCGCTTCTACAGA TATACTGAAATTGATCCTACAGTTTCTAAAGGAAAACAACTACACAAAGAGTCTCAAGTTGCTACAAAAGGAATCGCATGTCTCGTTTAATGGACTTACTAGcatagataatttattaatggACATACAACATGGCAGGTGGAACAATGTGTTAGACACAATTGCAACAATGGAATTGTCCGAATCGCTCCTATTTCTAATTTATGAACAA ATAATATTCGAGCTAGTCGAGCTCCGTGAATTTGAcctatcaaattcaatactACAAACATCGATACCACTACAGATTATGAGCTCAAGAGAATCATTGAGGTATTCTAGACTACAAGAAGTATGTAAAAAACAACAATTTGACCCCAAggatttgtttaatatgGACATATCCTCCTTCAAGCGCAGGAGGAGGGCAGAGATATCGGCAA AAATCTCAAATGAGATTGAAATAGTCCCACCCTCTCGACTATTGGAAATTATTGGCATGGCCATCAAATGGCAAAAATACCAGGGTATAATCCGCGATTCCACATCATTCAACATATTATCTGGTAAAGTATCAAATACAACAAATGTATGCTGTTTAAATGTATCAAAAGTGATAAAG TTTGCTGAAAACTCACATCCTGAGTGTGCAATATTTACTCCAAATGGCCAACATTTAATCACCGGCTCATCAGATGGCTTTATAGAAGTCTGGGATTATCACTCTggaaaattaaatttggaattggACTACCAAAAGGAAGATCGTATGATGATGCATGATTGTTTGGTTATGAGTTTGGCAGTGAGCACAGATTCACATATTTTGGCATCAGGGGACAAAAATGGTAACATTAgg gtgTGGAAACTAATTGATGGAAAATGCGTCAGGAAATTTAACCAAGTTCACAATGGTGCTGTTATTTGCATCACATTTTCGCGTGATTCACTTAGTTTGTTGACTGGTTCATTTGATCGTACTGCCAG AATCCATGGGTTGAAATCAGGGACCACAATAAAGGAATTTAGGGGCCATAAATCGTTTGTAAATGCagtattatataattataaggGGAATAGAATTGTTACTGGTGGTAGTGATGGATACATAAAAGTTTGGGATAGCAATACTGCGCAATGTATAACAACTTTTGCGCCGCCAGACTATTCGACAGATAACGAGTTGATAAGTTCGGATGCTAAAACTGTGCTCAAAGCTATTAGTAGTTTGTTTTTCACCAGAAAT GAATTATTGTGGGTTACATGTGGGCAGAGAGTCGTCTACCTGATGGACCTGAGTGGAAATTTagttaaaaaaataccGAATGATGAAAATCCCACTCTACAATTGAGTGTTTCCTGtg tATCTGGGGATGGCGAATGGATATATTCATTGGGGAATGATGATTCGATACATGCGTTTTCCACAACTAGTACAGATCACAACATTGTACCACAA GCCCATTCGGGTGAAGGAATTGGATTGGTTCATCATCCAAGTCAATCTCTGCTCGTATCATTTGGCTCAGATTCTaagttgaaaatttatgtatCCTAG
- a CDS encoding kinetochore protein NDC80 (overlaps_old_locusTagID:BBM_II00500), whose protein sequence is MELFQGLKKKVEGEIKSTSKETENDIKLILKFLEWRKYPTPKSLENPTVNDIIDIWNCVIQTIDPNMIVTRNNMAMIVPSFLHIFSCPFTVNKASMAAPHLGAGLSANLHFIGWICKLLIYEDYCFEFQVPNQKFYNDTDLIATNITAEEAAISYVKRLIGDNYHIAMRSGNDNTATDSMVKNIIHTIRDYIDEINTVIQSNGVQLEKIQHELTQLKNIVGLRDELKARINTLNNDIENIDGAVVKGKRDLSKKEQEIEALTLKLEQETKNLNKLNEEALELQKIITSQKLSKNEIEKLKTELSNAKDTLASIDFKKNVVKQSIPTLENEIENITKELYLKCQEIMTTQHKVSETIAVHKSDYAIPWIKLDAPRINISAETINSIIGDELKRYESHLEPLMKRNLQLYHDAKQTLININEYVKANKRNLTDAQNELESLQNSIISANKLLDLSRSKLDEHDSRFENLLKESKDRIKANWNKAKQSLAKVATKHAELSKILTEKKLYLSSFWNEQVKQIELIVQLIRTAKMTNYNKLKELNKYKENILANLK, encoded by the exons ATGGAATTATTCCAGGGGTTGAAAAAGAAGGTAGAAGGGGAAATTAAATCTACATCCAAGG AAACCGAGAATGATATTAAGCTAATtctcaaatttttggaatgGAGAAAGTATCCTACACCAAAATCACTGGAAAATCCAACAGTAAACGACATAATTGACATATGGAATTGTGTTATACA AACAATAGATCCAAACATGATCGTCACCAGGAATAATATGGCCATGATAGTGCCATCTTTCCTACACATTTTCAg TTGTCCCTTCACTGTAAACAAGGCCAGCATGGCTGCCCCGCACCTAGGAGCGGGCTTATCTGCTAATCTACATTTCATAGGTTGGATTTGCAAATTGCTTATATATGAAGACTATTGCTTCGAATTCCAAGTGCCAAATCAAAAGTTTTACAATGATACAGACCTAATAGCTACAAATATCACAGCTGAAGAGGCTGCGATAAGTTATGTAAAGCGACTAATCGGAGACAATTATCACATAGCAATGAGAAGTGGTAATGACAACACTGCCACAGATTCTATGGTAAAGAATATTATCCATACAATAAGAGATTATATAGATGAAATTAACACGGTTATTCAATCAAATGGAGTCCAACTTGAAAAAATACAACATGAACTTACACAACTGAAGAATATAGTAGGCCTGAGGGATGAATTGAAGGCTCGAATTAACACCctaaataatgatattgaaaatatagATGGAGCTGTTGTAAAGGGGAAGAGGGATTTGAGCAAAAAGGAGCAAGAAATTGAAGCATTGACACTAAAGTTGGAACAAGAGACTAAGAATTTGAACAAACTAAACGAGGAAGCACTGGAGCTACAGAAGATTATCACATCTCAAAAACTGtctaaaaatgaaattgaaaaactCAAAACCGAATTATCTAATGCCAAAGACACCCTAGCCTCTATTGATTTCAAGAAAAATGTTGTCAAACAATCTATCCCCACTCTGGAAAATGAG ATTGAAAACATAACTAAAGagttatatttaaaatgccAAGAGATTATGACAACTCAGCACAAAGTCAGTGAAACGATAGCTGTTCACAAATCTGACTATGCCATTCCTTGGATTAAATTGGATGCGCCACGCATTAATATCTCAGCGGAAACTATTAATTCTATC ATTGGCGATGAGCTCAAGAGATACGAATCCCATTTGGAACCTCTTATGAAAAGGAATTTGCAGCTATACCACGAT GCAAAACAGACACTAATAAACATCAATGAATATGTTAAGGCGAATAAAAGGAACCTAACGGATGCACAGAATGAATTAGAATCACTGCagaattcaataatttctGCTAATAAATTACTTGATTTAAGCCGCAGTAAATTGGATGAACATGATAGCAGATTTGAGAATTTGCTAAAG GAGTCAAAAGATAGGATTAAAGCTAATTGG AACAAAGCAAAACAATCACTAGCCAAGGTGGCAACTAAGCACGCTGAGTTGTCGAAGATTTTAACAGAAAAGAAGCTATACCTATCATCATTTTGGAATGAACAAGTTAAGCAGATAGAGTTGATTGTACAGTTGATTCGCACTGCTAAAATGACgaattataacaaattaaagGA GCTAAACAAGTACAAAGAGAAcattttggcaaatttgaaataa
- a CDS encoding hypothetical protein (overlaps_old_locusTagID:BBM_II00505;~overlaps_old_locusTagID:BBM_II00510), with product MDGNLSSVPPSGIDINSIGYCAAINNDTTSADVSAYKDAEDATNENDSSKSTNSCEYGIDNAINDEKLAIFTQLQSELSKLEHLQDIFQKMYLKVLFNAVGNNKLKAEYVTLYRLLCGLKIYKKDGDENKRIYSPIRSANYYYQLFRHLSQLYRLSEFLKLVFMLFILNVPVEVLYFAIFSYCGYCAILSLSLYHSLSDRLTFVYGTIKRIVNYIKILLSYNRNHSRQYANQYSIINDDSTNLHDQDSDVDGTVTSGNTTNTNGVTSDNDIVNGQTSSEFLYDASIVNSSSDSITGITGMPVMDNVVELRELLDFQSPENSGLRNRFQQFNPGNTENQTQPVRQIRDRSYVEKFCYQLFFSFFMSLIPWWTPNPEYL from the coding sequence atgGACGGTAATTTATCTTCCGTTCCACCAAGTGGTATCGATATAAATAGTATTGGTTATTGCGCTGCAATTAATAATGACACAACATCTGCTGATGTATCTGCTTATAAAGACGCAGAAGATGCTACTAATGAAAATGATTCATCAAAGTCGACAAATTCGTGTGAATATGGTATTGATAATGCtataaatgatgaaaaGCTTGCTATTTTTACGCAATTGCAATCGGAGCTCTCTAAATTGGAGCACTTACAAGATATATTCCAGAAAATGTATTTGAAAGTTTTATTTAATGCCGTTGGAAATAATAAGTTGAAAGCTGAATATGTAACACTTTATCGGTTATTGTGCGGATTAAAGATTTACAAGAAGGATGGAGATGAGAACAAAAGAATTTACTCTCCCATAAGATCGgctaattattattaccaatTGTTTAGGCACTTATCCCAACTTTACAGATTATCTGAATTCTTAAAACTGGTTTTCATGCTATTCATTTTGAATGTACCGGTCGAAGTGCTTTATTTTGCCATATTTTCCTACTGTGGTTATTGTGCCATCTTATCACTTTCATTGTACCATTCACTGTCGGATCGTCTAACTTTCGTATATGGTACAATTAAAAggattgttaattatataaaaattttgttatctTACAATCGTAACCATTCTAGGCAATACGCCAATCAATACAGCataataaatgatgattCGACTAATTTACATGATCAAGATAGTGATGTAGATGGTACTGTTACTAGTGGTAATACTACAAATACTAATGGTGTCACTAGTGACAATGATATTGTAAATGGTCAAACAAGTAGTGAATTCTTGTATGATGCTTCAATTGTCAATTCATCATCTGATAGTATAACTGGAATAACTGGCATGCCTGTTATGGACAATGTTGTTGAACTCAGAGAACTTTTGGATTTTCAATCTCCAGAAAATTCGGGTTTAAGGAATCgatttcaacaatttaatcCAGGAAATACCGAAAATCAAACTCAACCCGTTAGACAAATCAGGGATAGGAGTTACGTTGAAAAGTTTTGCTACCAGCTTTTTTTCTCATTTTTTATGAGTTTGATCCCTTGGTGGACTCCTAATCCAGAGTATTTGTAG
- a CDS encoding hypothetical protein (overlaps_old_locusTagID:BBM_II00510): MITYCGFRRSIFLKNLFIPKTKQQIHTFKLRERSLTSLQFTIFYNANNLNCRKNNENYSAINGYKNYNNAILLSQCSTNELTNDSAITAEGLKESPEDESEGSKKRKSV, translated from the exons ATGATCACATATTGCGGATTCAGACgttcaatttttttgaaaaatctgTTTATACCTAAAACAAAACAACAAATTCACACGTTCAAGCTCCGCGAGCGCAGCCTTACTTCATTGCAATTTAccatattttacaatgcaaataatttaaattgtcgCAAAAATAACGAAAATTACAGTGCTATAAATGGTTACAAGAATTATAACAATGCAATCCTATTGTCTCAATGCAGTACTAACGAACTGACAAACGATTCAGCGATAACGGCGGAGGGACTAAAGGAATCTCCTGAAGATGAATCAG AGGGATCGAAGAAGAGAAAATCAGTATAG
- a CDS encoding conserved Plasmodium protein, unknown function (overlaps_old_locusTagID:BBM_II00515;~overlaps_old_locusTagID:BBM_II00520) — protein MDDQIVDSDKVHFEYSLCGIYTFPKGESDTMEVEESQTIKIKEVNKDFLEFLTTLQQGSDSSTTFAWQRKIYVKKPTIDDVNLDMTATSKKFTTVHVRIFSKPDNLAGLCCVSQYSPSDNKSPHVGVTKKEIISSISIIKILESFGYKLFCSYFETGQLFIFNSGRREEVFVYVTKQNAKGFEQFSLSRDKLFIKVKGSTIGGKSNDALYSKVNTVVNSIKKFVTLDVTPENVLETRSWD, from the exons ATGGATGACCAAATTGTTGACTCTGACAAGGTCCACTTTGAGTATTCCTTGTGTGGAATTTACACATTTCCAAAAGGTGAATCAGATACCATGGAAGTGGAGGAATCTCAAACAATTAAGATCAAGGAGGTTAATAAAGACTTTTTGGAATTCCTAACGACTTTGCAACAGGGTTCTGACAGTTCCACGACTTTTGCCTGGCAAAGGAAGATTTATGTCAAAAAACCAACGATAGATG atgttAACTTGGACATGACTGCAACGAGTAAAAAATTCACCACAGTGCACGTCagaatattttcaaaacCAGATAATTTGGCCGGATTGTGCTGTGTATCGCAATATTCCCCTTCAGACAACAAATCTCCACATGTGGGAGTTACTAAAAAGGAAATCATTTCCAGTATATCAATCATCAAAATATTGGAATCATTTGGCtacaaattgttttgcAGCTACTTCGAAACGGGCCAACTCTTCATCTTTAACTCAGGTAGACGGGAGGAAGTATTCGTTTATGTGACAAAACAGAATGCCAAAGGCTTTGAACAATTTTCACTTTCCCGGGACAAATTATTCATCAAAGTAAAGGGCAGTACTATCGGGGGAAAATCTAACGATGCGTTGTATTCTAAAGTTAATACGGTTGTAAATTCCATTAAGAA ATTTGTAACACTTGATGTTACACCGGAGAATGTTTTAGAGACGAGGAGTTGggattga
- a CDS encoding bromodomain protein, putative (overlaps_old_locusTagID:BBM_II00525), translating to MEIRGELSLSFQDVCNINKEISSSGFQFQELSSVVRTISKPTNMSYRKLKTELDLNKHDSIVSLKSESYDHMVSPVRSRRAIKAPLKYEESGSEDSGSSFSKSKRIKGLTNDKWTIQKGGSKYISRIGQPRGMKRREPSKGEMMWRNACLKILQSQKRQPYSSLFMHRSFNASQQINIDLEMIESNLQSGKYTNPYWWQHDMRQLCFNIFVNSMPDQEIWQQSKQFIIDFENQCKEITRANPYYKFNTIEVEPKVKTIPQRVIHRNIKKIEQVFYSSDESNYSDLDNCKVSRSNFAQEKKKRPVRSPAKKTSAPKKSPSIMDSPPRYSFYQVAPEFGPILDPPGIQKISSNDRPLNSSQRRTLEHNMSLLAPNQRKVVLELIQDDLGILAESHMHDKKFTFDIELISIEKQKRVFMYVNKLIRANLEMIQGSKGHGKREHENSFSQDFLKLKSDNKLSKPSEIFDSSSSSSFSLSDSDKDAFEDSANCSISFSQTKQPSSTTSIGISNIYNTIDANNSHKIDPFNNFYDNSGDSQLNMLPEYSPVTDEREKLHIGDIVGKSPGFFGSIQNFQPIPTSAPSTSSAWPEWKGQVIQQGLVSQNGVPPRSADERIAEGFDARI from the exons ATGGAAATTAGAGGAGAGTTGTCTCTATCTTTCCAGGACgtatgtaatattaataagGAAATCTCATCTTCAGGCTTTCAGTTCCAAGAACTCTCCTCCGTTGTTAGAACAATTTCGAAACCTACTAATATGTCATACCGAAAGTTGAAGACAGAATTGGATTTGAATAAACATGATTCCATCGTTTCCCTTAAGTCTGAATCTTACGATCATATGGTGTCGCCTGTAAGGTCTAGGAGAGCCATAAAGGCTCCATTGAAATACGAAGAGAGCGGGTCTGAGGATTCTGGCAGCAGTTTTTCTAAGTCTAAAAGGATCAAGG GCCTGACGAATGACAAATGGACAATACAAAAGGGTGGATCCAAGTATATATCTAGAATTGGGCAACCACGTGGCATGAAACGTAGAGAACCATCAAAGGGCGAGATGATGTGGCGAAATGCCTGCCTAAAAATCCTTCAATCGCAAAAAAGACAACCGTATTCCTCACTATTCATGCACCGCTCCTTCAACGCATCACAACAgattaatattgatttggaaATGATAGAGTCAAATTTGCAGTCAGGCAAGTATACTAACCCTTACTGGTGGCAGCATGATATGAGACAGTTGTGTTTCAACATATTTGTGAATTCCATGCCAGATCAGGAAATATGGCAACAATCAAAACAATTcataattgattttgaaaatcaATGTAAAGAGATTACCAGGGCTAATCCATACTACAAGTTTAATACTATAGAGGTTGAGCCTAAAGTTAAAACTATACCCCAACGTGTTATTCATCGTAATATAAAAAAGATTGAACAAGTATTCTATTCCTCTGATGAGAGTAACTACTCTGATTTGGATAATTGTAAGGTTAGTAGATCAAATTTTGCCCAAGAAAAGAAGAAGAGGCCGGTAAGATCTCCAGCTAAGAAGACATCAGCTCCTAAAAAATCACCAAGTATTATGGATAGCCCTCCAAGATATAGCTTCTATCAAGTCGCTCCGGAATTTGGGCCCATATTGGACCCTCCTGGTATTCAAAAAATCAGCTCAAATGATAGACCACTTAATTCATCCCAGCGTAGAACTCTTGAACACAATATGTCATTATTGGCACCAAATCAAAGGAAAGTTGTATTGGAGCTCATACAAGATGATTTGGGCATATTAGCAGAGTCTCATATGCATGATAAGAAATTCACGTTTGATATAGAGTTGATTTCTATTGAAAAGCAGAAAAGAGTTTTTATGTATGTAAATAAGCTGATTCGTGCCAACTTGGAGATGATACAGGGGTCAAAAGGTCATGGTAAAAGGGAACATGAAAATTCGTTTTCGCAGGACTTTTTGAAGCTTAAATCTGATAATAAACTATCAAAACCCTCCGAAATATTTGACAGCTCATCCTCCTCTTCATTTTCATTGAGTGATTCTGATAAGGATGCGTTTGAAGATTCGGCCAATTGCAGTATATCCTTTTCCCAAACTAAGCAGCCTAGTAGCACTACCTCGATAGGAATTTCTAACATCTACAACACTATTGATGCGAATAATTCGCACAAAATAGACCCTTTTAACAACTTTTACGACAATTCTGGAGATAGTCAATTGAATATGCTCCCCGAGTACTCACCTGTGACAGATGAGAGGGAAAAATTGCATATTGGTGACATTGTGGGAAAAAGTCCTGGATTTTTTGGAAGTATACAAAACTTTCAACCTATACCCACTTCAGCACCATCAACCAGTTCGGCCTGGCCTGAATGGAAGGGCCAGGTTATTCAGCAGGGACTGGTGTCTCAAAATGGCGTACCGCCTAGATCCGCCGATGAAAGGATAGCAGAAGGATTTGATGCACGCATATAA